One Comamonas odontotermitis genomic window, CCACGGTGACCTCGGGTACACACACCGCGCGGTTGACCATCTGGTTGAGAAACACCTCAGCCACGCCAGAGACTGGAGCATCACTTACTGATACGTTGCCTGTAGCTAGCGGATGGACGCTAGCCATAGCAAGTCCGGCCAATGCTTTTACAAATTGCGCGAACGGGGTTGTTACCAACACTTCCAACAGCGTAACCATCACCGGTGCAACCATACCGGGTGGCAGCACCGCAACTCCCGGAGTCTGCTACGTTGCGATAGACGTAACTGCCACTGGAACGGCGGGTGCAACTCCAATTATCAACACGATTCCTGCGGGAGCCTTGACCACCAGCAATCCTGGGGTCACCAACACTGCACCTGCAACGGCTTCGCTGAGTTACCTGGCTACAGGCCTTACTTTGAATAAAACTTTTGGTAATGGCGGTACTGCGTTGGGCGGACAAGCCGTGCCAATGATTATTCAGGTTGATGTGGGCGCGGATTCGAAAACCAATATAGCCTTTACAGATAACTTTCCCGCAGGCCTGGTGGTAGCGCCTACGCCTAACGTGTCCACCACATGTGTGACGGCGGATTATGCTCGCGCGCCCTATGCATGGACGGATGGATCGCAGATCCCCTACATGTCCACAACACCGGCCACCGTTACAGCGTCGCCAGGTGCTGCCTCCATTTCTCTGTCGGATGCTTACCTGATTGGTTTCACGTACGCCAGCACGATAGGGGGTAATTCCAGCAGCGTCTGCACGATTTCCGTCGATGTAGTGCCTCTCACAACGGGTAACAAGACCAATACGATTCCTGCAGGTGCAGTGAGCTCCTCTTCAGGGGATACCAATGCCAGCCCCACATCGGCCACGTTGACTTTGCAGGCCAATGCCAATGTCATGAAGGTATTCAACCCATCACAAGTGCGAGTGAATCAGCCCTACACACTGACATTTAATATCATCAATGCCAGTGCTGCATCGCTGAGCGACTTTATCGTGCAGGACGCATTGCCCGCAGGCACCACTGCTACCTCGATAGTTGCTGGTTCCAATACCTGTGGAGGTAATCTCTCTATTACCGGCGGAGGCACGGGCGTTTCTCTCGTTGGCCCTGGCACGAATGTGAATGCCAACAGCCAATGCAGCTTTGTTGTCAACATGGTCAGCAGCACACCAGGTGTGTATACCAACAACAGTAGTAACCTGACAACTACACCAAACACGTTGACGCACGACACGACCACCACAGTTACGGTCACTGATGCGATTGATCTCTCCGTGGAAAAGAGTGTGGATTCCAGTACGCCTGCACCCTATCTGTCGGGTACCAGCCAGGTTAGGCTCAATTTGTTGGCGACCAATAATGGCCCGGCTGCAGCCCAGGAGTCCATCGTTGTCAAAGACTGTTTGCCTCAGGGACTCACTTACGTAAATGCCAGCGGTGCTGGTTGGAGCTGCGTGAGCCAAAGCGGCCCCACGATATTTGGTGCGCTCACTTGTTCGGCGCAAGTTGTCTGTACGCGTAATAGCGGAACCGGAGTACTTGCAGCGGGTGCTGCAGCCTCTCCTATCCAGGTGACCGCCAGCGTCGATAGTGGTGCCAGTGGCCTGTTGACCAACTACACGCAGGTCAACCCTGCGAGCAATGAAACCCTTCTCGAATCCAATCCATTGGGTACGACCAATGGAGGCTATGAGGATGGCAACCCTGCAGCTGACTCCAACAACGATGCCAAGGCGTCTATCACTCCTGGAGCACCCGCCACTATTACGGTGACCAAAGCCTATAGCGGCGATAGCACCAAGATCACTGTAGAACCATCGATCACGGTAACGGCTACCTGCGATTCGAGTGGTGTCCACACCACCACTTTCACCCCTCCATCCGGTGGCAGCCTGAGTGGCATGATTGCTGGTGAAAACTGCACATTCGCCGAGGCCTACAGTGGTCAGGTACTCAGCGGTGGTTACACCATGACTGGCAGCGGTACGTTCAACCCAAGCAGCCTTGCCTTGGTGGCAGGCAGCAATGCATTGAGCGTGACCAACACCATCACGGCTCCAGCGCAGATGGATCTGAAGCTTGTTAAAACCATTACCAGTAGCGGCCCCTACAAGGCAGGCAGCACGGTGACGTTCCAGTTGGTGGCAACGAACACTGGCCCGGGCGTGGCGCAAGCGGCGATTGTGGTCAAGGATCAGTTGCCAACAGGACTGACTGCTGTGGGTGCAACGGGCCCGAACTGGACCTGCTCGCCTCAAACTGGAGCAGCGGTGGAGATCACCTGCACCCGCTCTGGCGCGGCTGGCACCTTGGCTGCGGGCGCGAATGCAGAGCCCATTACTGTGACTGCCACCATTGACAACAACGTAGACGCGAACACTACGACCAGCCTTAAAAACCTGGCCAAAGTGCAGCCTGCTGCCAATGAGACGCTGACCGAAACCAATCCTGTTGGTACCACCAACAATGGCTATGAGGACGGCAACTCGGCCACAGGCTCGAACAACGACACTGGCGTAGATGTCAACTTGGCCCCCGTGTACTCGCTGGGTAACCGTGTGTGGTTTGACACCAGTAACAACGGTGTTGTTGATGGCACTGAGTTTGGCATTGATGGTGTAACTGTCCAGTTGTGGGCGGCAGATGCCAGTGGCAACCCCACCGGTACAGCGCCCGTAGCGACTGATACCACCCAAAGCAGCGGCTACTACCTGTTCAAGAATCAGTTTGCAGGTGATTACGTGGTCATCATTCCAAGCAGCAACTTCGGTGCAGGCCAAGTGCTGTCAGGTCTCTATTCCAGTGGCACCAGTCAAGATGCCACAGGAGCACTGACTGACACCATCGCCAGCACTGACACCACTGCTGCAGGTACGAACCATGACCACGGTACTCTGATGATTGCTGCCTCTGGCAGTGTTCCGGCAGCCAGCATCAAGAGTGGCTTGTATACCTTGGGTGCAGGCCAGCCAACGGGCGAAGACGGCAACGTGACGCCCGGACGCACCGACACCACGCTCGACAACCAGTCCAACCTGACGGCTGACTTCGGCTTCTACAGCATGGCAATTGGCAATAAGGTATTTATGGACAGTGGTGCTGGAGGAGGCGTTGCCAATAACGGCGTCCTGGACGGAACCGAGCCACCGGTCATCGGTGCAACGGTGAACCTGTACGTAGATGCCAATGACGATGGCGTGCCCGACAGCACAACCGCGCTGGCGACTACCACGACAGATGCCAACGGTAACTACCTGTTCACAGGTCTGCCAGCTGGCAAATACATTGTGGGTGTCGTGCCTCCTGCAGGCAGCCAGCCCTCAAGCCCAGTCACTGCATCCGGTAACTCGGCAGCGGACGACGGTAAAAACCATGGCAACCCAGCGGTCGGTGGCACTGTTTACAGCACCACCATCACCCTTGTGCCAGGAGCAAGTCCTACGGGTGAAGCGAATGCGACCGCGACTGCGGCAGCGATAGCGCAGCCTGGAGGCATTGCTGCCGGCGGTCTGTCGAGTAATCTGCCTGATGCCAATATCAACTCCACCATTGATTTTGGTTTCGTGAGCAATACCATTGACCTGACACTTGCCAAGAGCGTGACCAGCACAGGCTCGTACAGCCTGGGTAGCACCGTGACCTTTAACCTCGTTGCCACAAATCTTGGCCCTCAAGCGGCACAAGCGGCGATCGTGGTGAAGGACCAGCTGCCAGCAGGTCTGACTTTTGTGAGCGCAAGCGGCACCAATTGGACGTGTTTGGCTGGTGGTCAAGTCATCACCTGCACCCGTTCGGGAACTGCTGGCACATTGGCGGCAGGCGTGGCAGCAGAAGCGATCACTGTCACGGCCACGGTCAACACCAGTACTCCGGGTAGCTTGGTCAACTATGCCCAGGTAAACACGGCTGCCAATGAGACGCTGGTGGAAAGCAATCCGCTTGGCACGACCAACGGCGGTTATGAAGACGGCAACTCGGCCACAGGCTCGAACAATGATGCAAGTGCCCCTATTACTGTCGACATTCCTAACACCATCGATCTGAAGCTTGTTAAAACCATTACCAGCAGCGGCCCCTACAAGGCTGGCAGCACGGTGACGTTCCAGCTGGTGGCAACGAACACTGGCCCGGGCGTGGCGCAAGCGGCGATTGTGGTCAAGGATCAGCTGCCAACAGGGCTGACTGCTGTGAGTGCAACGGGCCCGAACTGGACCTGCTCGCCTCAAACTGGAGCTGCGGTGGAGATCACCTGCACTCGCTCTGGCGCGGCTGGCACCTTGGCTGCAGGCGCGAATGCAGAGCCCATTACTGTGACTGCGACTATTGATGCTGGTATCAGGGGTGGAAATAGCCTCCAGAACTTCGCAAAGGTATCGCCTGCTGCCAATGAAGTCCTTGCCGAAATCAATCCCGTTGGTACAACCAACAATGGTTATGAAGACGGCAATCCTCAGGCAGGCTCCAACAATGACGCCAGTGCAACCGTAACGGTTGGGTCTGACGTGCCCGTTGCTCCAGTTCCAGTGCTCAATGCATGGCAATTGATCGCATTGGCTTTGTCGCTCGGCTTCCTGGCAACTGCATTGCAGCGTCGTCGGTGATCATGGGTTGAGATTTTTTGGTGCGAACGCTTTCGATAAGTTTTCTTAGCGGGGCGTTCGCATTAATTATCTGTCTTGCCATTGGAGCGTACGGATAAACCTATGACTTGCTGGGCTGTGTTGGCCGCTCTAAGAGCAGGTACAACAGGTTCTAAGTCGTTATATTTCACTGTTGATTTTAAATTATGCATTATTTGAAAAATAAATTCCTCATCCCCCAGATGATAGTTCTTGCATTCGCCACAAATGCGTGGTCAAACACATCCACAAAAGACTATTGGGCATCATTTCCTACAAATGGGATTGCAGGCAATACAGTAACCGGAACATTTGCCAATGGGAATAGTGTTGTTTTTCAAGATTCAGGAAGCGCAAACACAATATTCGGGACAACATCTACCAGCGCGCAGGGCTATATCGTTTGGGATACCAGCTACAATACAGCAAGCAATCCTAGCACCACGGGCTATACCAATGCTGCTATCTGGCCTGCATCGATAAACTCAATTTCTTCTCAATTGGTGAGTAGGGAAAACTCATCCGGCTATGCCATTAAATTCACGCAGCCGGTCAATCAGCCTCGCTTGGCAATCTATAGTCTAGATATTACAGATGTAAATTTCTCAGGTACCTATAAGGTGGGTGGCACACCTATTACCGGGAGTGACGTTGCTGCCGTTACCAATACCGCTGGGTATTTCAATCTAACCACACTCAGCAGTATTCGCAGCCCGATTGCTGGGGCTGGAAGACCGTCTGAGGGGTGCTTTAATGATTCAACTCGAATGTGCATGTATTTGCAATTCAGTGGGCAGTACTCAGAAATTGATTATGTTTCCACCCCCGCTGGTTGGAGCGACGGGGTAGGTTGGCAGGTTGGATATGCGATTACATTAGTATCGAGCGATTACGTAGGCGCTGCCCTGGCTGGCACTGCTGCCACACCTATCGCCAGTGTCTTTGCCAACAACACAGTGGCCGGAGTGGTGGCAACCGCGACCAATGCTACGCTTGCTCCGGTTGGAATCTGGCCTACTGGTATTACGCTCAATCCAGATGGATCTGTCAGTACTACGGCTACCGTGCCTGCAGGCAGCTATCCATTGCAATATCAAATGTGCGACGCGTCTGATCCCACGCACTGTGTGACCTCCAACATCACTTTGAACATTGCGCAAATATCAGCACAGCTCGATACGGGAACTGTTCCTGCGGGCGCGGCATCGGTAGCCATTGCCAATGTGCTGTCCAACGATACGACTGATGGGCAGCCATCGACATTGGTTAATTCGACATTGACTGTGGTCACGGCTGCGTCCAATCCGGGGGTTGTGCTGGATCCAACCACGGGCAAGGTGACTGTTGCAGCCACAGTTCCACCAGGGATCTACACGATTACCTACCAATTGTGCGACCAAGGATCTCCGGCAGCTTGCTCTATGACGACAGCTACAGTTACTGTTACAGGCGCAGCCAACCCACTAGCCGATACAGCGAGTGTCCCCGCCGGCGTAGCCTCTACGCCAATTGCTAATGTGTTGGTCAATGACACGACGGACGGCCAGCCATCGACGCTGACGAACTCGACGCTGACGGTGGTAACGCCCGCCTCCCATCCTGGCGTGGTGCTGGATTCGGCAACGGGTATGGTCACCACGACGGCGGCAGTTCCTGCAGGTACCTATACCATCGTTTACCAGCTGTGCGACAAGGCGAACCCTCCGGTGTGCGCCACTGCCACGGTGACCGTGACGGTAACGGACAAGAGCGGAGGAAAGGCAACGAATGTGCCAACCCTCTCTGAGTATGGCCTGATGATCATGGGCGGCTTGCTGATGGTGTTCGGCATTCCATATATGCGGCGCCGTCGCAAATAAAATCTGCCGAGAAAATCCGCTGATTGAAAGGCCAGTCTCTCGACTGGCCTTCTTCATTTCGGACCATGGCTTCGTTCACCCATGTTGCGAATTCTTTGCTTCAGGCCATGGATTTTCTGTTGCAGCGTACTGTGCAATGCAGCCGCGTGCGGGGGGAGTCTGGCATGCCCCGGATCACGCGATGGCTGCGCTCTTTGCGCAGTGCATTGCCCGTGTGATCATGTGCTAGGCCCGCCGCCCCTGCGGCCACAGGTGCGCAGGATCGTTGTACCCGGGCGTTGATGGATGGCCTGGGCTGACCAGCCTGCTGATGAGGCGTTCGTCTTCCACCGTTATCTGGTAATCCAGCGCGGGCAGGTAGTCCTGCCACTGCTGCAGGGTACGCGGGCCGGCGATGACGGCGCTGATGGCCTGGTGGGCCAGCACCCAGGCGGTGGCAAACTGTGCGGCGCTGATGCCTTGATGCTGGGCGTGCTGCTGCACCTGCTGCGCGATCAGCAGGGATTCGGGGCGGAACTCGGTCTGCATGATGCGCGTATCGTTGCGACCGGCACGGCTGTCCTTGGGCGGCTCCATGCCCGGCTGGTACTTGCCGCTGAGCACGCCGCGCGCAATTGGGCTGAAGGGCACGACGCCGATGCCGAAATGCTGGCATGCGGGCAGGATGTCGGTCTCGGGCATGCGGTTGAGCAGGTTGTAGTATGGCTGGCACACCACGGGCGGCGGCAGGCCGATCTGGCGGGCGATGAACACGGCCTCTGCAATGCGCCAGCCGCGGAAGTTGGATATGCCCCAGTAGAGAATCTTGCCGCTGTCGATCAGGTGTTTGAGGGCGTACAGGGGCTCTTCCAGATTCAGCCCGGCGCGGTCGCGGTGCAGGTAGAGGATGTCGATGCGGTCGGTCTGCAGGCGCTGCAGGCTGGCCTCTACTTCGCGCAGCATCCAGGCGCGCGAGTAGTAGCCCTGGTTGGGCTTATCGCCCATGGTGTTGCCCAGTTTGGTGGCCAGCACCCAGTCATCGCGCTGGCCTTGCAGCAGGCGGCCCACCATGCTTTCGGAGGCGCCCTTGCTGTAGATGTCGGCAGTGTCGATGAAGTTGACGCCGCGTTCGCGCGCATCGGCCACGATGGCGGCAGCCTCCTGCGCATCGATCTGGTCGGCAAACATCATGGTGCCCAGGCACAGGGCAGAAACCTGAAGCGGGCTGGCGCCGAGTTGGCGGTAGTGCATGGCAATCCCTTTGGCAAATGGTGGGACTATCGTAGCCATGCACGGCGCCCCTGTCTGTCGCTTGGGGTGTGCAGGCAGTACGTCTCAGAACGTGTTCACGATCTCCTCGCGCCGCGACCGTGCTGCGTAGAGATCGTAAACGCGTTCTCAGTCGAGGCCGCTGTCTTCCTCCGCGCCATCTTCGTCTTCGTCCTTTTCCAGCTGGCTGCGGGTCTGCAACTGCTGGCGGATGGAATCCGTGTCCTGCACGAAGCGGTCCACCGGTACAGTGGGCGCCATGCGCCACTGCGGCGGCATGAGGTTGGACATGTACAGTCCGTCACCCAGGCGCTTTTGCGATTGCCATTGCAGGCCCAGCTTGGCGCCCACGCCCAGCACCAGCAGGCTCAGCATGGCGATGGCAAGCGTGCGGCTGCCCACCTGGGTTGCCGCGCGCAGGTGGAACCACAGCACTACCACCAGCAAGGCGATGGCCACGCTGGAGTCAAACCGCGACAGCAGCGGCATCGACAATGCAAATGCGCCGGCTGACAGCAGCTTGCCCACCAGCGCCGTGGTCACCATGCCGACCGAGGCGATGCAGACATGGCGCCAGAAGGCGGTGGCTCCCGTGAACAGCTTGCCCATCAGCGACCAGAGAAGAGACCACACCAGCAGGCCGCCAAACAGCCACAGCAGCATGGATGGCAACTGGCGCGCCATGGTTCCGGTCTCGGTGGCGCCCAGCCAGGTCTCCAGCGCTGCCAGCAGGGCAAGCGCTACCAGCGCAAAGGCCGTGAGCATGCCTTGCGCGCGCGAGAAGGGCCGCCAGCGCTGCGTGGGTGCCAATGGTTGCGCCGCGGTGCGCAGCGCCAGTTGTACGCCGCGACCCAGAACGAGGCGGGTGCCCGGCGTCCAGGTGCAGCGCTCCCCCGCGCTGTAATGGCGCTTGCCCAGCCAGATGCCGTTGACGCTGTCGAGCACTTCGATTTCGTACTGGCCATCGCCGCTGCGGTGCAGGCGCACATGCTCGGGCGCGATGCTGGTGTCGGTCAGCACCAGATCGGCGGTGGCGGCGCGGCCAATGGTGCAGGGCCAGGCAAACACCGGCAGCGCGAGCGCCAGGCGGTGGCCGCGTTCCACCAGTTCCAGCACGGCGCCTTCGGGCGGCGCAGCGGCGGGCTGCGCGGGGGCTGCGGCATCCAGGGCCGCCATTTCGGTATCGGGCGCGACTTCGGTCAGCTCGGGGTAATCGTGTTCGCTCATCGCGCACTCTCACTGGAAAAACCTTGCAGGAAATGGCTGGCCAGGCGCTGGGCGTTGTCAAAAC contains:
- a CDS encoding DUF7933 domain-containing protein, coding for MQGSVAGSYTNTIPANGLITSEGLTNPSPATAPINVLNDLRLDKTLIISDQDQVSSTDGVAVGTTFTVHLKLTNWSTAARTNASITDNLPSSLVVASVPNVHTTCGGSSTAAPGNSNVTVTGMTVPAANPTIGELGICDIYFNVTVTSAALGQPIVNYVPRTNVHNDQNVLPTFSASASTGPTYDPGPNGDLEAHKAFMTETAYWYNSTPPAPFPAVGQPVYLEIGVLNRFDRNITGGTVTDVLPLGIQVAANLTPGVPYTLVNNVDVQYNSSNWVPPLTGYGPNANATPASTCSNTGVATVTRSATGQDTITYSGWDIDSPATLPSVPTLTNGLRCFVSVKVVAVAPGNYVAAPNTNPVPPNKPYNLIPANTVATDQGVTNNSPKSDTLVVPSNVSVVKAFNSATVTSGTHTARLTIWLRNTSATPETGASLTDTLPVASGWTLAIASPANAFTNCANGVVTNTSNSVTITGATIPGGSTATPGVCYVAIDVTATGTAGATPIINTIPAGALTTSNPGVTNTAPATASLSYLATGLTLNKTFGNGGTALGGQAVPMIIQVDVGADSKTNIAFTDNFPAGLVVAPTPNVSTTCVTADYARAPYAWTDGSQIPYMSTTPATVTASPGAASISLSDAYLIGFTYASTIGGNSSSVCTISVDVVPLTTGNKTNTIPAGAVSSSSGDTNASPTSATLTLQANANVMKVFNPSQVRVNQPYTLTFNIINASAASLSDFIVQDALPAGTTATSIVAGSNTCGGNLSITGGGTGVSLVGPGTNVNANSQCSFVVNMVSSTPGVYTNNSSNLTTTPNTLTHDTTTTVTVTDAIDLSVEKSVDSSTPAPYLSGTSQVRLNLLATNNGPAAAQESIVVKDCLPQGLTYVNASGAGWSCVSQSGPTIFGALTCSAQVVCTRNSGTGVLAAGAAASPIQVTASVDSGASGLLTNYTQVNPASNETLLESNPLGTTNGGYEDGNPAADSNNDAKASITPGAPATITVTKAYSGDSTKITVEPSITVTATCDSSGVHTTTFTPPSGGSLSGMIAGENCTFAEAYSGQVLSGGYTMTGSGTFNPSSLALVAGSNALSVTNTITAPAQMDLKLVKTITSSGPYKAGSTVTFQLVATNTGPGVAQAAIVVKDQLPTGLTAVGATGPNWTCSPQTGAAVEITCTRSGAAGTLAAGANAEPITVTATIDNNVDANTTTSLKNLAKVQPAANETLTETNPVGTTNNGYEDGNSATGSNNDTGVDVNLAPVYSLGNRVWFDTSNNGVVDGTEFGIDGVTVQLWAADASGNPTGTAPVATDTTQSSGYYLFKNQFAGDYVVIIPSSNFGAGQVLSGLYSSGTSQDATGALTDTIASTDTTAAGTNHDHGTLMIAASGSVPAASIKSGLYTLGAGQPTGEDGNVTPGRTDTTLDNQSNLTADFGFYSMAIGNKVFMDSGAGGGVANNGVLDGTEPPVIGATVNLYVDANDDGVPDSTTALATTTTDANGNYLFTGLPAGKYIVGVVPPAGSQPSSPVTASGNSAADDGKNHGNPAVGGTVYSTTITLVPGASPTGEANATATAAAIAQPGGIAAGGLSSNLPDANINSTIDFGFVSNTIDLTLAKSVTSTGSYSLGSTVTFNLVATNLGPQAAQAAIVVKDQLPAGLTFVSASGTNWTCLAGGQVITCTRSGTAGTLAAGVAAEAITVTATVNTSTPGSLVNYAQVNTAANETLVESNPLGTTNGGYEDGNSATGSNNDASAPITVDIPNTIDLKLVKTITSSGPYKAGSTVTFQLVATNTGPGVAQAAIVVKDQLPTGLTAVSATGPNWTCSPQTGAAVEITCTRSGAAGTLAAGANAEPITVTATIDAGIRGGNSLQNFAKVSPAANEVLAEINPVGTTNNGYEDGNPQAGSNNDASATVTVGSDVPVAPVPVLNAWQLIALALSLGFLATALQRRR
- a CDS encoding IPTL-CTERM sorting domain-containing protein yields the protein MHYLKNKFLIPQMIVLAFATNAWSNTSTKDYWASFPTNGIAGNTVTGTFANGNSVVFQDSGSANTIFGTTSTSAQGYIVWDTSYNTASNPSTTGYTNAAIWPASINSISSQLVSRENSSGYAIKFTQPVNQPRLAIYSLDITDVNFSGTYKVGGTPITGSDVAAVTNTAGYFNLTTLSSIRSPIAGAGRPSEGCFNDSTRMCMYLQFSGQYSEIDYVSTPAGWSDGVGWQVGYAITLVSSDYVGAALAGTAATPIASVFANNTVAGVVATATNATLAPVGIWPTGITLNPDGSVSTTATVPAGSYPLQYQMCDASDPTHCVTSNITLNIAQISAQLDTGTVPAGAASVAIANVLSNDTTDGQPSTLVNSTLTVVTAASNPGVVLDPTTGKVTVAATVPPGIYTITYQLCDQGSPAACSMTTATVTVTGAANPLADTASVPAGVASTPIANVLVNDTTDGQPSTLTNSTLTVVTPASHPGVVLDSATGMVTTTAAVPAGTYTIVYQLCDKANPPVCATATVTVTVTDKSGGKATNVPTLSEYGLMIMGGLLMVFGIPYMRRRRK
- a CDS encoding aldo/keto reductase, whose product is MHYRQLGASPLQVSALCLGTMMFADQIDAQEAAAIVADARERGVNFIDTADIYSKGASESMVGRLLQGQRDDWVLATKLGNTMGDKPNQGYYSRAWMLREVEASLQRLQTDRIDILYLHRDRAGLNLEEPLYALKHLIDSGKILYWGISNFRGWRIAEAVFIARQIGLPPPVVCQPYYNLLNRMPETDILPACQHFGIGVVPFSPIARGVLSGKYQPGMEPPKDSRAGRNDTRIMQTEFRPESLLIAQQVQQHAQHQGISAAQFATAWVLAHQAISAVIAGPRTLQQWQDYLPALDYQITVEDERLISRLVSPGHPSTPGYNDPAHLWPQGRRA
- a CDS encoding FHA domain-containing protein, with translation MSEHDYPELTEVAPDTEMAALDAAAPAQPAAAPPEGAVLELVERGHRLALALPVFAWPCTIGRAATADLVLTDTSIAPEHVRLHRSGDGQYEIEVLDSVNGIWLGKRHYSAGERCTWTPGTRLVLGRGVQLALRTAAQPLAPTQRWRPFSRAQGMLTAFALVALALLAALETWLGATETGTMARQLPSMLLWLFGGLLVWSLLWSLMGKLFTGATAFWRHVCIASVGMVTTALVGKLLSAGAFALSMPLLSRFDSSVAIALLVVVLWFHLRAATQVGSRTLAIAMLSLLVLGVGAKLGLQWQSQKRLGDGLYMSNLMPPQWRMAPTVPVDRFVQDTDSIRQQLQTRSQLEKDEDEDGAEEDSGLD